A region of the Silene latifolia isolate original U9 population chromosome 9, ASM4854445v1, whole genome shotgun sequence genome:
acatcccaaaataccaaatacgcaaagtaacagtctatagtcttaaatctacactaaaaattgtctaaaatctaattgtcctaattaaaagcaataaaagaaattctaCGGCAAttcaaaaattgtttatacaagttggtacacggggcatttccccgctcacttcccaaagcaattcagtagccccttgcagggctcctgactggaggacatcacctcagcaacattgatcgtcTTCTTCAGCTTCCAtaagcttgaacttgaatcattcgGAGGAGAATAGTTCACAGCCACATATGCTCGAACTTTTCTCACCCTCGCTCCATTCTCACCAGTTGGAATACTGTCACTCCCaacttgactgacattaattgcacaatgccctttgacagctccttcattgttttcatctgtacctgcagcaaggaaaacagacaaactttcctcctttttgctctcaatctgaggcggaggggtaacaatagcagcacaatactccaaattttcatttggagtgtcaataatagggtcaatagaagagagggcattgcaaggctgagcttgcatgggagccctccggaacttagactgatggaatatcagctcctcgtccccaacctgaaaagtcaacgtcttacccccgacgtctattactgcacgggcagtaaacaaaaatggtctccctaaaataataggggtatgtgcatcttcggggatgtctaaaacGACGAAGTCAACGGAAATAAAAAACCTCCCGATCttcacaggtacgtcttctattacacctagtggccgtgatatactacggtcggccatctggacagtcatgttggtgcaattaaactttgtcaaaccaagtctcttagctagagacaacggtaagacactcacgctagcgcctagatcgcataacgcgttatcaatcaaatgggtaccgatatgacacggaatcgaaaaactacccgagtctgactgtttgggaggtaagttattctgaactagggccgtccccacctcagtcaaggctaccatctcattatcactaataagcctcttacgcgataaaatttctttcataaatttaaggtaagagggtacctgtgtcagcagttcgacGAATGGTACAGTGACCTACAAGCTTCTCAGgatttcggcaaatttgccgaattgttgattagctttagtattctgcagacgcctcgggaaaggaaccgtgatgggtatctcgagtcccttgtttctctcttctaacgtgtcagccggatcaagctctgtatcctttagacgcttctttcctctcgaacgaggtctttcaggcgatttcttacttaatcgagcactagtaggctctcgatcaagctgtccatcatccatactactcgatcgacaaaaaatcctattcgatcgagtagtttattcaatagcatcactcgatcgagtagaaaaatcactcgatcgagcagttgtcttttcctgttcactcgatcgagtagaaaatccactcgattgagtactttcatcatcaaatctgctcgatcgacctccagaaactagtcgatcgagcactttcttagccgtcagctcatttcgttcgatagaacactgttcatcagctattATTTCCTTCCTCGGGTTTGATTTCAACACTTcaggtccctcatatgaacgaccgcttctcaaattgattaaatttaccgtctcatgtggatttttgtcagtttgtgacggtaaatgacccggtttccttgtagATTGGTTCgtggctaattgggcaacttgagtttcaagggccttgatggatgcatctttctgttgatcactcaactGCCACTGCTTCGTGAAAGATTGCAGCATAGTCTTTAGCTCACCAATCTCACTCACACCTCCAGAAGATGATGCTccgtgattgggaggagggaaggaaggaggcttctgaaagccttgttgattcttatgtggaggaacatatggctgctgctggtgcggaggaggggtaggattgagcacattttgactagtccaccccAAATTGAGATGAACTtccccttggttgttgtaataggaaccccctccttgcctatattgttgaaaggcaaggacttgttccttctccgtaggacagccaacagcagtgtgaccatcattgctcccacacctctcacatgtgacggtctcccctctagtaagcacgTGGACcatctgaggctccccagcagaatgtaactctaacttgtcaaatctagcattcatggcttccagctgagccacaacctgcttatcgactgcatgaactgttctaataccatccctcggatttccatactcagcactgtgattcgccatctcttcaataagggcccatcccttatcatcatcggtattttcctggaatctcccattagatgccgcatcaagtatggctatgtggtcatcatacaacccattgtagaactgattagatataaaccatgggtcaaaaccatggtgaggaataaacctcaccaatttcttgaatcgggaccatgcctcatataaagtctcatcgggagcctgcCAGAAACTGGTAATCTtagccctcagctgattggtgcgctgtggagggaaatatctcttgtaaaaggcaagagcaagagactcccaatctgtaacccctgcagctgtgcggtccaagtcagtcagccactccctggctgaatcggccaaagagaaaggaaaaaaaacctccttaatcttgtcttgagttaccccctttgtggcggggatagtagaacagtaatctgtaaagacctccatgtgcttccgcgggtcttcacctgccacacctctgtAAAGATTTCTTTCCACCAGATTGATGTAAGAAAGatggatgtcgaatgtattcccatccttagtctggagattgaaaccctttggaattaaGGATGCTTTAGGTACTGAATGACTGGAAAGTTTCGGCATCTTTACTTGTTGATCGGCAaaaataggaatgtcttctgcaaaaagagaatgatgtagccttggctcgaaagtactcaagtcttcctttcgtgattttctctgcagacggagtctatgcctgaatagtctctctggctcggaatcagctgaaactaactcaaacctgtctgacctgggcataaacaacactgaaagaaaatgaataagaactaTCTCAAGGAatgaaaattccctgagacggataaaataaacgaaacaaaaacagatagggcaattgcctccccggcaacggcgccaaaatttgatacgtctgtcgtatacctatcaaaaataaactaactaaactaactatatagctagggaagtcaggttgatctcctcagggaggcaatatatctgtagaagtccgtctatttggtcacaaatgggggagGTTGTTTGAattgtattctaaactaaaggtttaaaggaagagaagtagagaaaagagcagtaaaagcaggaaaatagatttaaactatcaaatagagaaggatcatgtcaggatttcggatCACTACGGtggtccagtgactcaactgtaaacaacttagacagattaatgcgagacggatatggaaaggtcctttcggtccactttctatcctaaaataccgctaacttaactttcatcctcgtcagggtagtctagtgttcatagcaggcctatttagtccaatctctcgatctaggattaattttagccagattaaaaggatgactcagaagcgtgcactcaaataagtcggtaaaatacaattaaatttctatggtgacagagtctcacaattaacacatctaaactatttactacatcgtcacatttctaccgtagatcccctaatcccaacatgaaagaagtttagctactcatattactattaatactatcaaaactaacaacagataaataaccagcattcaacatattaaaacaatgattaaatcgcataaaaagtaaattagggcaaaggaataaacgaagtgaaacaaaagattaaagcaaacaaacgattgattattattaagagaagaggaaGAGATTACAAttgtgcgaatccggcgtaaagaacagtcAAATCCAAGCGAAATAAATCCCaaaacaaagttacagtgaagagcaAAAAGTAACGCAGTCTTGTTGTGAAGAATAGATAAAAGCTAAGTAAAGAATAGATACTAATGACCTAgctaatgcgtgcttaaataggaaaaactaagtttatcgaaataaaacaactcacgggctaattaaagcccatgagaacagaaaccactcgatcgagtagattaaatccactcgatcgagcaaaaccacaggaaatccactcgatcgagtaacccctcttTATAGCAtttctggatcgagtagaaaactactcgatcgaccaactagggccatgaaaaccactcgatcgagtggtaaaactactcgatcgagtcttttgtcttcaattcagctcaaatccacgcccgactgcctcgtaatccgtgccttcacgcttccccatgcagtatctcactcaggaaaatcccgtctcctctaaatgcatgcaaaaaggacagaaaagagtatgatttcactacttttgcgttcatttctacaaaatggacaaaacgaaccaaagtagccaattcggggcataatactatataaacagtacaaaaatgcatagaaatacgtgctaaattaggctaaaaagactatacaatatgtACGTATcagtagccccgaagggagaaaacacgtcagccggaaagctgagtaacagataatacctcaatataagcagaatagtttttggtcatggcgtggaaaacaagcacacgtaaaaataaaaataaacagagagaataataaaaacactcccccaTAAACTAATCTCAAGACAAAACTACTCCACAATATAATAAACACCCTCATCCCaataattaactcaatctcaactcattactccatctcactcattactccgtcttactcattactccgtctcataatataatattcCAAAGTAACCAAGTATCGCATTCTCATCGCCTACCCTAAGaccaggacaaggggtgagtgaactggcggataaacccactaaacaatatttccatctcaatatcaataataaatTCATAagaaataactcaataaccatggtcacaccgGACCATAAACATAACTCGCCACATAGGCCCAATAAGTCAATGCTAGTAACCAAactcaatttcaatatcaatatcgtCAAATATTCAATTaaaggaactgctcaacacttaaaGTAAGACTCTAAGCTACTCAACCACTATTTAAGGTCAAAGGAATCGACAATTAAACACAATACCAAATATAATCAAAGCCGTGCTTATCAAATTTCGAGTGCCTTAATATTCTAACCGCACTGTAGTTTACTCTTACTATAATCAATCCAAGTCTCCTCAACTCTGTTTCCACTTGAACAATATACAAGATTACCACGTTTTGTGCTCTATCTCTATAACCATAAGTACCAAACTTTCTTTCGGTTCTAGCTGTCTCAAATATTGAATTGATCCTATAAAACTTCCCCATGCCTTCTTTACAAATTATATTATACGCCCCTTACCCTTCTcacaataaaataattaaatcaagATAAATATACATATATAATTTACTATACTGCATACGATAAcaataataacataatatacCCAACTAAATTTCAGCACAAGCAGATGACAATTAACACATATAACATATAACCCCGAACAACAATAAgagtattaggatcggtagaatcatGTTACCTCAATCTTAAATAATCTTAAATACATAATCGGTAGATATAAGAATTTGCTCGCAACGCATAACCGAATTCGGAGAGATTCAGGCGCACTACTACGGACCAAAGGAACACAAGATTGTCTTACTAATGCCAGGGCATAGGGTAGTATTATATTATATTAGGGTTAATCTAGTGAATAACAACGAAGATGACATTGAGAGGCTTCCGATGAATGATGAAACAAACGAATGAGATTATTAAGGTTAAAATAAATAAGAAGGAAGACTTTCAAGAGTTTAAGAGGCATATGTGATCCCTGAATAAGACAAGAGTTTGGCTTATTTATATTTTTCATGAAATCCAAGAAGTGCTAAGATGCACACTATACGGTTTGTAACAAAAATTGCTTTTGTTAAAAGGTTAGAATTTTAAATAAACAATGGTAATTATGAAATTATGGTAATTATGAAATTAGTTTTCGTGTATACATTTTTTTGAGAAATTACTTTCTTCCCCCTAAAAAGAAACTTCGTGTCCGAAGTTCGGattgaaaataaaaacaaattgaaaatttgagtggtattacatTATTAcagatacgactttagccttatcaaatttggcgccgttggcggggaggcaacaattttcttgtttgtttttgtttattttgtcttttgtctcagggaactttagttccttgagactgttctcacacttttcttgttagtttcgTGTATGTCCAGGTCAATTAGGTCCGAGATTCTACTAATAGATCTCAAGCCACAGAAGAGTTTTCGCTATAGACGAAAGTTTCagaaagaagtgggtcaagtagaagacttgagtatacttgacattGAGACAGAGCATTCAACTACTTCAGAAGTCCTGTGAAGAGGACAATATTTCTGACTTTGATATTCTAGTTCCTACGATTACCAATATGCCTACTTTAGCAAGTCATTCCGAGCCTACTTTGACTTTCATCCCTAAAGGATTTAAGCTCCCTACCACTGATGGTACTTTTGATATTTGcccatcttacatcaatttggtggaacgaaatttATTTGGAGGGGGAGATAATGAAGGCCTTGCGAAACATATGGAGAAATTCACTAACTACTGCTGTTCCACCCCTTTAACTGttggggtgactcaagatcagATTAAGCAGGtgctatttcctttttccttaagaGATGGTGCTGCGGAGTGGTTGCGAGATTTGGATATGGAGGATCATTGAGTTACTGACTGGAATACtctagctcttgctttctacaagagataCTTTCTACCACAAAAGACCAATGCATTAAGAAGTCAGATCACCAGTTTTAAACAAGGTcccactgaagatttgaatgaggcaTGAGTTCGTTTCAAGAGATTAGTTCgttcagttccccatcatggctttcaaaagtggtttctttgcaaccagttttataacgggttgtatgatgatcattgTGCTTTGGTAGATTCTTCAGCTAATGAGAGGTTTCAGGACAACACTAATGATGATAATGCATGAAAGTTcattgatcagattgctaccgATACTGCTAAGTATAGAAACCCCAGAGGTAGTACAAGGGGGAGTGGGTCAGATAGTGGTGTTGCGGCGTAGTTGCAGGCTCTAACTGTCCAAATTGCtgagatgaagactacccaatcTTTGGGTAATAAGCAGGTAGTTCATGCTATGACTCAGCAGGATGAGTCTTGTGCACGATGTGGTATGGATGGTCATAGTGCAGCTAAGTGTttgagcacattggagcaggttaatgcctATAAGTCTTTCATGTAAGGTAAACCTTTCTCTAACTTTTACAATGATAGAACAAAGGAGCATcatttccttcaatggtctagtcagaatTTGCAAAATCCACAGCCGCGATAATTCGTAACCACAGAAAAACACATATGTGGTTCCtcaaaatcgtggtaatcaacgaCAAGGAGGTTATCAAAGGCAGAATCAAGGAGATCAGTAGTACAATAATCAGTATCAACAACCTCCTAAACAAGCTCCTCAACAAAATCATCAACAAGCTCCAAGTAATGATATGGCAGAGCTAAAGGCtctattgcaacaaactttgtcgatGCAACAAAAGTAGACAGCCAAATTTCTGAGCTTATTGCccataataagatgttggatacgCAACTACGCAAGTTGCTCAGATGGCGGTCCACCATCCTACAAAACAGCCCGgaaatcttcctcctcaaggtaaacaagctcatgagcaagctaatgtaaTTCAATTGAGGAGCGGTACCACATATCAAAATCCGGAGATGCCCATTAATGAAGATGAGGTACcctatatgcatcctaagggattgggtaatttggagctaagtgataAAGAGAAAGAAGTTAATGAAACAGAAACACGAGGTAAGAAAAAAAGCAAGAAAAGCGAGAAAGACGTAATTGGTGagaatcctcgatcgagtacgcccaggctcgatcgagtatcacctGTGCTCGATCCAGTGCaccccaggctcgatcgagtaccctcagAAATTTATGACGGTGTTTATAAAATTGTTTCTAAAGCAAAGGAAGCCGAGCTCATTaatattgcactaccttttccgcaTCGACAACAAAAGTCTAAGATGGACAAGCAGTTTGGATGGTTCATCAGGGTAGTAAAAAACTTGCAAGTGAGTGTTCCTTTTACTGAGTTGATCACTCAAGTGTCGGCTTATGCGAAGTTTATGAAGGAGATATTGACGAGGAAGAGGTCCTTTGATGAAGTGGAGACGGTTGCATTTACTCAAAAGTGCAGCACTGTATTGTAAGCTAATTCACCATCTAAGCTAAAGGATCCAGGGATTTTTTCCATTCCTTGTCATATCggtcatcttgctattagtaaagctctttgtgatttaggagctagtgtcGGTGTCATGCGTTATTATATTTATAAAAAAGTTATGGGTCAAATGAGTGTTACTAATATGACAttgcagatggctgaccgatctatTAAGCTTCCATTGGGTGTGTTGGAGGATGTTCCAGTTAGAGTGGGGAAATTCTTCATTCCAGTTGACTTTTTTAATTTAGATATGGCTGAGGACACCCAAATTGCTATAatcttgggtagaccattcctttACATAgcaggggcggttatagatgttaggagaGGGAGACTGACATTGGTTGTGGGGGATAAAACAATTGTTTTCTAATTAGAAAAATCTttaaaacatcccatgatagaaTAAACTTATCATAATATTAatattgttgattttactattgatgagtgtcttgctTTATGCTTGaacagggatcctctggagattgcgtGCCCTTGTTTCTGATTCAGCTGCTGAGACGAGTTGATAAGAGGCcgcaacctaatcaaagataaataccctaaaaacaaatgaatgtagtaataggggtcgaacacaaggagacagaAGTTGCTATATaagttgttatggggtgaattctATCTAGGTCGGTTATCGATTGATTATATGAttgggtttgtaaacaataacaacaaaacaaGAGTCTAGGGAGgccgggtcacacatgcaaattatgtaaatgctcaaattaaacataggagttgatagtatcgttaattgtttaggcttaaagacaaccacctctcggccttattgtcaatcATAGATCGGTTACTAGTGAACTCTCGTTATGATTAGGTCgcctactaaaacatgcttagtctaattcaatttcgtgtctctcgacttataaaaatgaattaacaaatttaatctaagatagtgatcattTATCGAAGATTAACGATACAATACAAACATGTGAAAGAAACCatgaaacgatattataacatcttaattcaacaattgcaaaaactacttatgcatggtttaccttattccctagacaaatttAACTTCCCTAGACAAATTTAACTTCTCTTGcataatgtaaactaaactaatgacaaatgataaagttATCATAATTAGTAAATGGAAATGACAAAGGAATAACAAAGTAGTACtagaaatgagattacctttataatggaaatagaacttgaatatagaagaacaaatGCTTGAAATGGAAATTGCAAATGAACTCGAAATGTTTAAAGGAAATTAAAATAAAGAAATGCATAAGGGAAATTtaatctaacctaaactaagaACTGAAATGAGAGTATAAAAGTTGTGTAGAAGGTGTGTAAGAAGTGTGTTTGAGGTCctggatcaacaccctttatataggagtgAAAGATGAAACGTAAACATTCATGAGGGAGATAACTCTGATCGGGGACACCACACCCCGATCGTGGTCATGATGATTTCGATTAATTCTCTTCAATTCTTGCTTTAAATGGTAATGACATCCAATGTTATGTACTAATGCTCCTAAATTCTCCGGTTGAATGCTTCAAATGGGATCCTAAGCTTAGCATTATCCACATGAACATG
Encoded here:
- the LOC141601032 gene encoding uncharacterized protein LOC141601032; this translates as MAVHHPTKQPGNLPPQGKQAHEQANVIQLRSGTTYQNPEMPINEDEVPYMHPKGLGNLELSDKEKEVNETETRAKEAELINIALPFPHRQQKSKMDKQFGWFIRVVKNLQVSVPFTELITQVSAYAKFMKEILTRKRSFDEVETVAFTQKCSTMADRSIKLPLGVLEDVPVRVGKFFIPVDFFNLDMAEDTQIAIILGILWRLRALVSDSAAETS